The DNA sequence ctatccttgtggatcatttggttctcacaaagataataatacatgtccacacacactgaaacacacacacgcacacacctgcaaatacacacacatacacactcacacacacacacccacacacacacacaaacaatcaaGCTTGGTTTCTCTTTTATAATCTTACATTTTTGGCTTCTTCCTCCCTGTTAACACTCTGTCACTGATCGCAGGGTCTCCCTTCAGTGACATCTGCCAGGTGCATGTGCCAGGCAGAGGGAATAACACAGTGGTTGTCAGCTGGTGGAGGGAAAAGAAGGATGTAGGGCCAGAGTTAATTTCTTCCAATTCTTCAGTCCGTGTGCACCAGGCTTTTAAAAGGTGAGTCCAGTCCTACCTCTAGAATGCATGTATAGTGTATTTAACTCACTGACCAACGATTACACGTGATTCCTCTTCTCTGACTGTCAATTCCATTACATTATGTCCCTCTATCTTGACATTGCCATGTATAGGACTGTCAATGCTGTTACATTATGTCCCTCTGTCTTGACATTGCCATGTATAGGACTGTCAATACTGTTACATTATGTCCCTCTGTCCGAACATAGGTGTGTAATTCTTTTTACCTCAAGGAGGTGTCCACCAACCATCTCATGTTACCGTTGTTTATAATGAAGAGCTATGGTGGAcctgaaacaaaaatgatgaacattgctgttttttatttgtttaatattttgttaaacgATTTAGATAATGAGGTTCATACATAAAAAGGAGAACAGACAGGCCTGCCttccttttgtttctgtacttaatccacacaggcagacaggagaaatggtaacagatagagaagggataAGAACTGAGAAGAAGCCCCATTTGCACATCTGCACTTTGGCAATATGAGTTTCTTActgctgtgtttatttctggAGCATTCGGCCTTTATCTGCTATGTATGTGTCCATATGTGTCCCATGTGGTCCATGTcttatttttccacagaaaagaaaagggagaaaatgaaGAGAAGCTTGAATTGGTGTTGAGGTTCACTGAAGTAAAGGAGGAGGATTTTAGTTACACATACGTATGTGTTGTCCATAGTGATAAAGGAGGCGTAAGAGGAAACTTGACTTTGAAACGATCCTGTAAGTGTTTGGAcccttttacatttttaaaaaatatttgaccaACAGCCTTCAGAACAAAAGTATAAAGTGTGTACGGCACAATTCTCACAGGCCTGGAAGGCTGCGGTGATTCAGGAGCTGCTGTCTGTTTGCCTTGTGTGGTGTAGATAGTGTTTCAGTGCACAGTGTAGAACACAGATATATATTCTGCGAATTTTGAACTTTTTCCTTCTTGCCCTTGTAGATCCAGACCTCCCGACCCATATAGCTCTAGTGTTCTTGGGCCTGGTGCTTCTCTTCACCATGGGCACTGTCGCATACCAGCTGCTGAAGATAGACCTCGCTCTGTGGTGCAGAGGCTCCTTCCCGTGTCTCTACCCAAGGCCAGGTACACCTTCATGGGCAAAATGAGCTACATATAGTCCCAAACCATTTGCGCAGTGAcgcaatttttgttgttttgactctgtactccagaacattggatttgaaatgaaacaatgaatttaAGTGCTatcagctttcatttgagggTATATCTCGGGTGATCCGTCCAGGCCCTTTTTacacatagtcccccattttaagggGCCGAACGTAAATGGACGAATGAACATAATCTTTAACAGGTGTTATAGTACTTGGTGATGCACACCAGCACATCCTAGTCTTTGTGTAGGTGCAGGAGTTATATGTAATTCAAATGTAATTCAAACTGATGGGCTGGTTATAATGCAGATCAGAAATGCATCGTATGGCGCACCTCACTGACCACACGGCTGTGAACTCTCATCTGCACACAGAGTTAAGGTCCTCTCACCACAGAGCTCTGCACGACTAACACCCTTATTCAGGGGAAATGGTGTGTATCCACTGAAAAACACGGTGGAGTGCAAAAAGAGAGAGGTCCACATGCAACCCAGCTGACCCATAATCCTATTAATTATATGACAATTCATAAATAGCAACTCCcctcatcaaataaaataaagtaaattaaataaagtccTTTATGTAGTAGTCATTTGTTAGTTAAGTTTGTTAATTTTCACTGTACAACTACCCTCCACTGTAGCATCAGCCAGTCAGATGCTTTGCTTCTCTCTATCCACCAATAGAATTATCAtgctatggtttttttttttttttacagtattggTAATTTGCtttagtgctttagtgatgaCTCCCAGGCTTATCACTATTACTCACATGAACTCATATAAATCAGGTAAATAAACTTACGTTCTCcagcattttaaacattttgcattaaGCATTTTGTTCTGGGTAAGACCATCTGCTGAATGAATGCGATGCAATATAGTATACTGTAATGTAGtttagtgtagtgtaatgtaatatagttTAATGAAATGTAGTGTAATACTTTCACTGTCACCACCAAATATAGTAATGCTCCCAGTACCACTGTGTCTACCAATAATGTACAGTATCAGAGTGTTCTTTAATAGATTTGTACTGGATCAGAGTGTTCTCCAATAGGGTTGTACTGGATCACCCTGTTCTCCAATAGGGTAGTACTGGATCACTCTCTTCTCCAGTAGTACTGGATCACTCTGTCCTTCAATCGGGTTATACTGGATCACTCTGTTCTCCAATAGggttaacataacataacataacataagatgagaacaggccattcagcccgtcGCTGCTCGTCTATTCCTCCACTAAAcggtacttaatgcttagtctACCTTaaggctagatagtatctaacactgtatcaagctgggccttgaatacccccagtgtttaTGCCTCCACTACATATCCAGGTAAGcgattccacacattgaccactctctgtgtgaaaaaaatatttcctaatatCTGGGTTGTACTGGATCACTCTGTTCTCCAGTAGGGTTGTACTGAATCACTCTGTTCTCCAATTGGGTTATACTGGATCACTCTGTTTGCCAATAGGGTTGTACTGGCTCACTGTTCCCACCACTAAATTTTAACCCTTTATCCCCCAATATGATCACACTCTCTCAAGACCACAGGTAGCTGTGATTATATCTCTCTCATACAGCAGTTAACAGACTTTGTTCTGTGCCATGCcccaggggctgatgggaaggcGTATgatgtgtatgtgctgtatcCTGGAATGTGTGATGTGGGCTCCTGTGGGCGGAGCCTAGCGGAGGCGTTTGCACTACACACCCTGCCCCAGGTTCTGGAGCGCAGATGCGGGTACAAGCTCTTCATCTTCGGCCGGGACAGCCTGCCTGGGGAGAGTAAGCGTGCCCAACTCCTACCTGCTAACATACATCAGTAAACCTACACTACAGCCTGTAACCCCGCCTCCTTCCTCCCCTGCAGCCATGGTGGACAGCATCCGGGACAATATTGCCAAGAGCAGCCATTTCCTGCTGCTGTACACTGCCTCCACCTTCTCTgagtggggtggggctgggggtgatGGCCACCTCCTCTTTGCCCAGCAGACAGGCATGCACTGCGCCCTGGTGGAGGAGACGCTGCGTGTCCTCCtggtggagctggagaaggtgaCAGACTTCTCTACCTTCCCAGAGTCCTTGCTGCACCTGAGGAGGaagcagggggcgctggagtGGTGGaggctgggcggggcaggggagcAGCAACTCCGCCCCTCCTCACGGTTCTGGAAGCAGGTGCGGTACCGCCTACCCCCACAGGGCAGGTGCGGGGCATGTCCAGAGAGGGCCACCTTGCTGAATGTCTGAAGGTGATTAATGGGGTTGTATGTGGTGTGCTCACACActccaaaatgtatgaaattccCAGGATAGTTTGGAAAAGCCAGATGTAGCCAGATGTAGATGTAGATGTTCTGCCTCCTTAAtacataaactggctgacaagCTGGTCACCAGTCatcaccctgagccgaccagaggaggatgggcttcccccttgagcctggttccttccaaggtttctccccatctgccacagggagtttttccttgccaatgttgccttaggcttgctcctgtgggggtttaggctagggttgtccgtaaagcgtattgtgacaactgttgtaaaatacgctatacaaataaaatttgactgattgattgattgaataaatggtaaatggactgcatttatatagcgcttttatccaatcaTCTCACATATTGTAATTCTTTATTAGTGTGGGTGTCCCTCTTCAAACCTTTCCCTCACTACctatcttccgccgtggtctgaagactcatctcttcaaaCTATACATGGACTAACTACCACTACTTTGTATATTTAATTCTAAatctaaactaaactaaaccttttttgccattttctccccaatttagtcattataTCAATTCCCCATGTGTATCACATTCCTGGTCGATGTGCTATCCTCTTTTGGTCTGGGGAAGGTGTAGACCaccacatgcctcctctgatacatgtggagtcgccagccgcttcctttcacctgacagcgaggagtttcactgggagagcgtattGTCACGCTATCTCCCCTAGATCCCTTCCCCACTGAACAGGGGCCCAGTAGGAGTTGCTAATGTAACGAttataccctcaccggcttcccacctgcgaacactgccaattatGTTCATAGGaatgtctgaccaagccggatgtaccgctgccggggattgaatccagatctctgcggtggtaggcgagtgcttatacccagacact is a window from the Anguilla anguilla isolate fAngAng1 chromosome 3, fAngAng1.pri, whole genome shotgun sequence genome containing:
- the LOC118222386 gene encoding interleukin-1 receptor-like 2 isoform X2 yields the protein MATCQRNILRSHLFSGTDMGQTSFIFLMSAVFLRGATVMIGEKCKDYESERTFSIHGEAAFLNCMLAKAHVFNYSVTPYNISWYDRRTGRQLFGETGRIQVQKSMLWFLTTTLEDAGYYQCVLRTPDQCFQQTSMLIVNETMAEYCQHPVTETQELTIVSNDFLVCKITLPFMASKDTIQWYKSCELIQKGEKYGSAGERLLVQNVSPSDEGFHTCRLNFTLSGAVGYMAMTIYLKVRDEWNLKPKMIKPNNEEIEATCGSPFSDICQVHVPGRGNNTVVVSWWREKKDVGPELISSNSSVRVHQAFKRKEKGENEEKLELVLRFTEVKEEDFSYTYVCVVHSDKGGVRGNLTLKRSYPDLPTHIALVFLGLVLLFTMGTVAYQLLKIDLALWCRGSFPCLYPRPGADGKAYDVYVLYPGMCDVGSCGRSLAEAFALHTLPQVLERRCGYKLFIFGRDSLPGETMVDSIRDNIAKSSHFLLLYTASTFSEWGGAGGDGHLLFAQQTGMHCALVEETLRVLLVELEKVTDFSTFPESLLHLRRKQGALEWWRLGGAGEQQLRPSSRFWKQVRYRLPPQGRCGACPERATLLNV
- the LOC118222386 gene encoding interleukin-1 receptor-like 2 isoform X1, yielding MATCQRNILRSHLFSGTDMGQTSFIFLMSAVFLRGATVMIGEKCKDYESERTFSIHGEAAFLNCMLAKAHVFNYSVTPYNISWYDRRTGRQLFGETGRIQVQKSMLWFLTTTLEDAGYYQCVLRTPDQCFQQTSMLIVNETMAEYCQHPVTETQELTIVSNDFLVCKITLPFMASKDTIQWYKKASGVSAAQSCELIQKGEKYGSAGERLLVQNVSPSDEGFHTCRLNFTLSGAVGYMAMTIYLKVRDEWNLKPKMIKPNNEEIEATCGSPFSDICQVHVPGRGNNTVVVSWWREKKDVGPELISSNSSVRVHQAFKRKEKGENEEKLELVLRFTEVKEEDFSYTYVCVVHSDKGGVRGNLTLKRSYPDLPTHIALVFLGLVLLFTMGTVAYQLLKIDLALWCRGSFPCLYPRPGADGKAYDVYVLYPGMCDVGSCGRSLAEAFALHTLPQVLERRCGYKLFIFGRDSLPGETMVDSIRDNIAKSSHFLLLYTASTFSEWGGAGGDGHLLFAQQTGMHCALVEETLRVLLVELEKVTDFSTFPESLLHLRRKQGALEWWRLGGAGEQQLRPSSRFWKQVRYRLPPQGRCGACPERATLLNV